A genomic segment from Neodiprion lecontei isolate iyNeoLeco1 chromosome 1, iyNeoLeco1.1, whole genome shotgun sequence encodes:
- the LOC107218636 gene encoding uncharacterized protein LOC107218636, translating to MGKETLLAIPPLPTTAVQGFGGYHAAAINENTHNLFEEIPSLGIAGDMVMALASQDAEPTLNFHIGKPPNSDFTTSLAGKFYLIGPRHPEIGQRLAGFRITGTSFTEYVAGTRFHLRYLISLSDILGNTDTFRTDKIVFENVGMMGGETHVIHTRPSEIADTEKWYERNLKPTSAAVSATAEMGVAYCFGFQLYKDDGPGETRSGKVANWSCVTGTGRTPFEMPDGWYNNRNDRRNLPDGIGTERFRAISMRQDLTLMNVVRRKIKTNL from the coding sequence ATGGGGAAAGAGACCCTACTTGCAATTCCGCCACTACCGACAACTGCAGTACAAGGATTCGGAGGATACCACGCAGCAGCAATCAATGAAAACACGCATAACCTATTTGAGGAAATACCCTCACTAGGAATAGCCGGAGACATGGTCATGGCACTCGCATCACAAGATGCCGAGCCAACGCTAAATTTCCATATTGGAAAACCACCGAACTCGGACTTCACAACTTCCTTAGCTGGAAAGTTCTATCTAATTGGACCACGACATCCAGAAATTGGACAACGACTAGCGGGATTCAGAATAACAGGGACCTCATTCACAGAATATGTGGCAGGAACCCGATTCCACCTCAGATATCTGATATCGCTATCGGATATACTAGGAAACACGGACACTTTCAGAACAGACAAGATAGTGTTCGAAAACGTAGGTATGATGGGTGGAGAAACTCATGTCATACACACAAGACCTAGCGAAATAGCAGACACGGAAAAATGGTATGAGCGAAATCTTAAGCCGACATCCGCAGCCGTCAGCGCTACCGCTGAAATGGGAGTAGCATATTGTTTCGGATTCCAACTTTACAAAGACGATGGACCAGGAGAAACAAGAAGCGGAAAAGTAGCAAACTGGAGCTGTGTGACCGGAACAGGACGAACGCCATTCGAGATGCCAGATGGTTGGTACAACAACCGCAACGACCGAAGAAATCTGCCAGACGGAATAGGAACAGAGCGATTTAGAGCCATTTCTATGCGGCAAGATCTAACACTGATGAACGTAGTGAGAAGAAAGATCAAAACGAACCTC